A portion of the Carya illinoinensis cultivar Pawnee chromosome 11, C.illinoinensisPawnee_v1, whole genome shotgun sequence genome contains these proteins:
- the LOC122280571 gene encoding uncharacterized protein LOC122280571 isoform X1, whose product MLISAHSYFVLMQRSTYLVRGKFRMVDFHQSFHYVSCENCNKATGYDLGENFICYSCKNAAIARARCRVYLDVYDDITSTPVVIFGSLAEEILGCTAVDLIDRTDEEHLPYIENIANNIENNEWIIVLGVQMNESGRLCQNKLTVLFVNNVPGIAE is encoded by the exons ATGTTGATTAGTGCACATAGTTATTTTGTCTTAATGCAGAGGTCCACATATTTGGTTAGAGGCAAATTTAGAATGGTTGATTTTCACCAGTCATTCCACTACGTATCATGCGAGAATTGTAACAAGGCAACTGGCTATGACCTCGGTGAAAACTTCATATGTTATAGTTGCAAGAATGCAGCAATTGCACGGGCAAG GTGTCGAGTTTATTTAGATGTGTATGATGATATCACATCGACACCCGTTGTTATTTTTGGATCTTTGGCAGAGGAAATTTTGGGATGCACAGCTGTTGATCTTATAGACCGTACAGACGAG GAACATCTGCCTTATATTGAAAACATTGCAAACAacattgaaaataatgagtggATCATAGTCTTGGGCGTGCAGATGAATGAATCTGGGAGGTTATGCCAAAACAAACTTACTGTATTATTTGTTAATAACGTCCCAGGAATAGCAGAATGA
- the LOC122282128 gene encoding uncharacterized protein LOC122282128: MYHYIEDLVLEDGHPSYLQLYFFDTEHELENRIHDAERLDPSIIARLMDILEVNPYCRFFRTLSNISSLENHTIRIRLDIDLDQRVYNAPSVSQVAAIWTETDNCTEQKGRDIIVFNEAGGSHIVQYYFGCYDPLQYPLLFPFGDSGWHQGIKKVERGTISLNAQALESHFIEHSNSAEEFLRKEGQVLKNKKKVPTVSCREYYCFKLQIRNMYMSILLLSGRLLQQFVVDMYIKIETSRLDYFCSKQHEIRSDVYQGIVDSLSVGEICASNIGKRIILPSSFIGGPRDMRKRYMEAMTLVQRFGKPDIFLTMTCNPNWEEILEQLNPHEEVQNRPDLIARIFRAKLEELKIDLFKREIFGKVAAYVYTIEYKKRGLPHVHFLIILQKDWRIYAPETFDEIVSAEIPNKTRNLHLYKVVLRHMMHGPCGILNPANICMDKDGICKNRYPKEFTANTTVETDCFPSYKRSNNGVIARIRGKDLDNRWVVPYNPYLVSKYNCHINVEICCTVKAVKYLYKYIYKGHDRVAFNIISKENNQQIDEIEQFQSGRWITPPEAM; this comes from the exons ATGTATCATTATATTGAGGATTTAGTTCTTGAAGATGGGCATCCTTCATATTTACAACTGTATTTCTTCGATACGGAGCACGAGTTAGAAAATCGTATTCATGATGCAGAAAGATTAGATCCTTCTATCATTGCTCGATTAATGGATATACTTGAGGTTAATCCATATTGTCGCTTCTTTAGAACCCTCAGCAACATTTCAAGTCTTGAAAATCATACAATTCGTATAAGATTAGATATTGATTTAGACCAACGTGTTTACAATGCTCCGTCGGTATCGCAAGTAGCAGCTATATGGACAGAAACTGACAACTGTACAGAACAAAAAGGTCGAGACATTATTGTTTTTAACGAAGCAGGAGGCAGTCATATTGTTCAGTATTATTTTGGATGTTATGATCCATTACAATACCCATTATTGTTTCCTTTCGGTGACTCGGGTTGGCACCAGGGAATCAAAAAAGTAGAAAGAGGAACGATATCGTTAAATGCCCAGGCATTAGAATCACACTTTATTGAACATTCAAATAGCGCGGAAGAATTTCTTCGAAAAGAAGGCCaag ttttgaagaataagaagaaagtaCCAACGGTTTCatgtcgtgaatattattgtttcaaattacaaataagAAATATGTACATGTCGATTTTGTTACTATCTGGTCGTTTGCTGCAACAATTTGTTGTCGATATGTACATTAAAATTGAAACGTCAAGACTAGATTATTTTTGCTCGAAACAACATGAGATTAGATCAGATGTGTATCAAGGTATTGTAGATAGTCTTTCAGTTGGAGAAATTTGCGCATCCAATATTGGAAAACGGATTATTCTACCTTCATCTTTTATTGGAGGTCCAAGAGATATGCGGAAGagatatatggaagcaatgacATTAGTTCAACGTTTTGGCAAACCTGATATATTTCTAACCATGACATGTAATCCAAATTGGGAAGAAATCTTAGAACAACTAaatccacatgaagaagttcagAACCGCCCTGATTTAATTGCAAGAATCTTTagagcaaaattagaagaattgaagattGATCTGTTTAAGCGAGAAATTTTTGGTAAGGTTGCAGCATATGTTTATACCATCGAATATAAAAAAAGAGGTCTACCACATGTTCATTTCTTAATTATACTTCAGAAAGACTGGagaatttatgcacctgaaacTTTTGACGAAATTGTTTCAGCAGAAATACCTAACAAAACGagaaatttacatttatataaagTCGTCCTTAGACACATGATGCATGGTCCTTGCGGAATATTAAATCCAGCCAATATATGTATGGACAAAGACGGCATCTGTAAGAATCGATACCCCAAAGAATTTACAGCTAATACAACTGTTGAAACTGATTGTTTCCCTTCATACAAACGTTCTAACAATGGAGTCATTGCTAGAATTAGAGGAAAAGATTTAGACAATCGGTGGGTTGTTCCATACAATCCGTATCTTGTTTCCAAATATAATTGTCATATTAACGTTGAGATTTGTTGTACAGTTAAAGCTGTTAAATATCTATACAAGTATATTTATAAAGGACATGATCGTGTTGCTTTCAATATCATTAGCAAAGAAAATAACCAACAAATTGACGAAATCGAACAATTTCAATCGGGAAGATGGATTACTCCACCTGAAGCAATGTGA
- the LOC122280622 gene encoding U-box domain-containing protein 33-like isoform X2: MEEANHGNTAEDMEIQYCSSRIMSPEIVEMVEDSKSIASNNRDGGIHDVYVAVGKDDLDVLKWVLDHAVPPGARVFLVHVFPAITYIPTPVGRLSRSQLSAEQVKVYINEEHNRRRNLLQKYIRLCNEAKVTVETMLLESNATAKAILELIPILNITNLVMGTKRSPHCSRLGKKMAKGEFVKKNAPEFCEVSIIHEGKKVVESQEIEEPACSTDLASSPGRAENNTHQSDWNFFECVCFSGKHLNRKSKP, translated from the exons ATGGAAGAAGCAAACCATGGAAATACTGCAGAAGATATGGAAATACAATATTGCAGTTCGAGAATAATGTCACCTGAGATCGTGGAAATGGTAGAAGATAGCAAGAGTATTGCCAGCAATAACCGAGACGGAGGAATTCATGATGTTTATGTTGCTGTGGGAAAAGATGATCTGGATGTGCTGAAATGGGTTCTTGATCATGCAGTTCCCCCCGGTGCTCGGGTTTTTCTTGTCCATGTTTTTCCTGCTATTACCTACATACCTACTCCTG TTGGAAGATTATCAAGGAGCCAATTGAGCGCGGAACAGGTGAAGGTTTACATAAATGAAGAGCATAACAGGAGGAGGAATCTGTTGCAGAAATATATCCGCTTGTGTAATGAGGCAAAG GTCACGGTAGAAACAATGCTTCTCGAGAGCAATGCCACAGCCAAAGCAATCCTTGAACTTATTCCTATCCTTAACATTACCAACCTTGTCATGGGAACCAAACGATCGCCACATTGCTCAAG ATTGGggaaaaaaatggcaaaaggAGAATTTGTAAAGAAGAATGCACCAGAGTTTTGTGAGGTAAGCATTATTCATGAAGGGAAGAAGGTAGTAGAAAGTCAAGAGATAGAAGAACCAGCTTGTTCTACTGATCTAGCATCCAGTCCGGGGAGAGCAGAAAATAACACCCACCAATCTGACTGGAACTTCTTTGAGTGTGTGTGCTTTTCAGGCAAGCACCTCAATCGAAAATCAAAACCTTAG
- the LOC122280622 gene encoding U-box domain-containing protein 33-like isoform X1, with product MEEANHGNTAEDMEIQYCSSRIMSPEIVEMVEDSKSIASNNRDGGIHDVYVAVGKDDLDVLKWVLDHAVPPGARVFLVHVFPAITYIPTPVGRLSRSQLSAEQVKVYINEEHNRRRNLLQKYIRLCNEAKVTVETMLLESNATAKAILELIPILNITNLVMGTKRSPHCSRRLGKKMAKGEFVKKNAPEFCEVSIIHEGKKVVESQEIEEPACSTDLASSPGRAENNTHQSDWNFFECVCFSGKHLNRKSKP from the exons ATGGAAGAAGCAAACCATGGAAATACTGCAGAAGATATGGAAATACAATATTGCAGTTCGAGAATAATGTCACCTGAGATCGTGGAAATGGTAGAAGATAGCAAGAGTATTGCCAGCAATAACCGAGACGGAGGAATTCATGATGTTTATGTTGCTGTGGGAAAAGATGATCTGGATGTGCTGAAATGGGTTCTTGATCATGCAGTTCCCCCCGGTGCTCGGGTTTTTCTTGTCCATGTTTTTCCTGCTATTACCTACATACCTACTCCTG TTGGAAGATTATCAAGGAGCCAATTGAGCGCGGAACAGGTGAAGGTTTACATAAATGAAGAGCATAACAGGAGGAGGAATCTGTTGCAGAAATATATCCGCTTGTGTAATGAGGCAAAG GTCACGGTAGAAACAATGCTTCTCGAGAGCAATGCCACAGCCAAAGCAATCCTTGAACTTATTCCTATCCTTAACATTACCAACCTTGTCATGGGAACCAAACGATCGCCACATTGCTCAAG GAGATTGGggaaaaaaatggcaaaaggAGAATTTGTAAAGAAGAATGCACCAGAGTTTTGTGAGGTAAGCATTATTCATGAAGGGAAGAAGGTAGTAGAAAGTCAAGAGATAGAAGAACCAGCTTGTTCTACTGATCTAGCATCCAGTCCGGGGAGAGCAGAAAATAACACCCACCAATCTGACTGGAACTTCTTTGAGTGTGTGTGCTTTTCAGGCAAGCACCTCAATCGAAAATCAAAACCTTAG
- the LOC122280571 gene encoding uncharacterized protein LOC122280571 isoform X2, translating to MARSTYLVRGKFRMVDFHQSFHYVSCENCNKATGYDLGENFICYSCKNAAIARARCRVYLDVYDDITSTPVVIFGSLAEEILGCTAVDLIDRTDEEHLPYIENIANNIENNEWIIVLGVQMNESGRLCQNKLTVLFVNNVPGIAE from the exons ATGGcg AGGTCCACATATTTGGTTAGAGGCAAATTTAGAATGGTTGATTTTCACCAGTCATTCCACTACGTATCATGCGAGAATTGTAACAAGGCAACTGGCTATGACCTCGGTGAAAACTTCATATGTTATAGTTGCAAGAATGCAGCAATTGCACGGGCAAG GTGTCGAGTTTATTTAGATGTGTATGATGATATCACATCGACACCCGTTGTTATTTTTGGATCTTTGGCAGAGGAAATTTTGGGATGCACAGCTGTTGATCTTATAGACCGTACAGACGAG GAACATCTGCCTTATATTGAAAACATTGCAAACAacattgaaaataatgagtggATCATAGTCTTGGGCGTGCAGATGAATGAATCTGGGAGGTTATGCCAAAACAAACTTACTGTATTATTTGTTAATAACGTCCCAGGAATAGCAGAATGA